The following nucleotide sequence is from Nitratidesulfovibrio termitidis HI1.
AGCAGATAATCAAGCACCGTCTTCTTGCCGGTAAGGATATCCACCGTGGCGGTCATGCCCGGCATGATGGGCAGGTTTTCGCCGCGATAGGTAATGGCGTTCTTCTTGGTGCGCAGCTTGACCAGATAGTAGAACTCGCCCTTGCGGTCCTCTATGGTGTCCGCGCTGATCTGCTCCAGCCCCGCCTCCAGGCCGCCGTAGATGGAGAAGTCATAGGCGGTGATCTTGACGATGGCCTTCTGACCCGGATGCAGGAAGGCGATGTCCGCCGGGCGGATGCGCGCTTCGATCAGCAGTGTGTCGTCCAGCGGCACCAGTTCCAGAATGGATTCACCCGGCTTCACCACCCCGCCCTGGGTATTGATGATGATGCGCTTCACCGTGCCGCGCACCGGGGCGCGCAGGTCGGTACGGGTCACCCGGTCTTCACCGGCGGACAGGGTTTCGCGCAGCGAATTCAGTTCCACGCGGCGCTTGTTGATTTCTTCCACCGCCTGCGAGCGCACCTCGGCCTTGCGGTGCGACAAGCGCTGCTCCACCTCGTGCACCGCGCTGCGGGCCTTGGGGATGTTCACGGCCAGCGAACTGATGTCGCCGCGCAGCTGGATGACGCGCTGTTCAAGGCTCAGGTAGTCCACCTTGGAATAAATCTGCTTTTCCACCAGCGGGCGGGCAATGTCGCGCTGTTCCTGCGCCACGCGCAGGCTGGCTCCCAACTGGCCCTGCCGCCCCACCATTTCCTCCACTTCCTGGCGCTTCTGCGTAAGCTGGCTCTCCAGCACGCTCAGTTCCAGTTCCAGCTGACGCTTGCGGGCATTGTGGATGGAAGTCTGGTCGGCCACCACCTGCGGGGCATTCTCCACCACTTCCGGCGGGTACACCGGATCCTTGCCCGACAGTTCCGCCTCCAGCCGGGCGATGGCGGCCATGTGCTCGTACGATTTCGCCACTGCGTCGCGGAAAAAGCTGGCCGCCGATTCGTTATCCAGGCGCACCAGCACCGTGCCCTTTTCGACGATCTGCCCTTCGCGCACGAATATTTCGCTGATGATGCCGCCTTCCAGGTTCTGGATTTCCTGGATGCGCTGCGAAGGAATGACCTGGGCCTGGCCGCGCGTCACCTCGTCCAGCGAGGCAAAGGCCGCCCAACCGATGAACACCAGAAAGAACAGCCCCAACGAGGCGGACAGCAGAAAGGCCAGCGGATGCCCCTTGCGGTGCAGGGCCGCGTCCACCTCGCTCATGAATTCCAGGTCATCGCGATGCACGCCGTGCGCCCCGCCATTGCCCAGCGCGCTGGTGCGGCTGGCCTCTGCGATGCGCTGGCCCAGGGTCGCACCGGCAGGCGCGCCCATGCCGGGTTGTGCGTCCCCGGGTCTGTCCGGAGCCATGCCCGGAGCCATGCCCGGCGGCATGCCGGGCGGCATGGACAGGGGCGCGCCCTGAGGGGGCCCGAGCGGGGCGCCCGAAGGAGTGCCGGGAGTGGTCGCGGGCCCCGGCTCGCCCGTTGTGGTCTTGTCGTGTTCCATGGTCATGCTCCGCTGGTGCGCCGCGCATCAGCCCTGTTGCGGTGGTCGCGGTGGTCGCGGTGGTTGCGGTGATTGCGGTGATTGCGGTGGTCTGGGCGCCTGGGCGGGCGCGCCCGAAAAGCGCGCAGGCCCCGCCGCGCGCACCTGATCGCCGCGCAACGCGGCAAGTACGGCCTGCTTGGGGCCGTCAGCCACCACCCGGCCATGGTCGAGCACGATCAGCCGGTCCACCAGGTCCAGCATGCTCACCCGGTGGGTGACCAGAATCAGCGTCTTCTTGTCCAGTATTTCCGCAAGGCGCCGCTTCAGCGCCATTTCCGACGAATTGTCCATGTTGCTGGACGGTTCGTCCAGTATCAAAACGTCAGGGTCGTGCAACAGCGAACGGGCCAGGGCCACGGCCTGACGCTGCCCGCCCGAAAGGGCCATGCCCCGCTCGCCCACCGGCATGCCGAAACCCGCCGGGTGCCCCCGCACGAAGTCGACCACACCGGCGATGGTGGCGGCGCGCAGGATCATCCTGTCGTCGGCGTTGGGCACGCCGATGGCGATGTTGTCGCGCACCGAGCCGTAGAACAGGTAGTTGTCCTGGGCAAGGTAGCCCACGCGCGAGCGCAGGTCGGCCATGTCCATCTGGCGGATGTCCACCCCGCCGAAGCGCACGGCGCCGTCACGCGGCTGGTACAGGCCGATGGCCAGACGCCCCAGGGTGGATTTGCCCGACCCCATGCGCCCGATGATGCCCACCCGCTCGCCGGGGCGAATGGTGGCGTTGACGTTCTCCAGCGCCAGCCGTTCCGAGCCCGGGTAGGCGAAGGAGACGCTTTCGAAAACCATGGAATGTTCCAGCGGGCCGAAGTCGACATAAGGACGATCTTCGGGCCGCTCGGTGGGCAGGTTCATGAGCATGTCCAGCGACTTCAGGGCCATGCGCGACTGTTGCAACCGCGCCAGCATGGCCGCCACCTGGCTCAGCGGGGCCATGGCGCGCGAGGCCAGCATGTTGCAGGCGATCAGCCCGCCCATGGTCAGCAGGCCGTCCGAAATGCGGTACACGCCCCAGATGATCACCGTCACGCTGACCAACTGGGTGAACAGGATGGACATGGTCACCGAGATGTTGGCCAGCCCCTTGGTATGGGCATTGGAGACGGCGCTCATGCCCACCACCTTTTCCCAGGCGTGCTGCATGCGGCCTTCCGCCAGCGACGACTTTACCGTTTCCAGCCCGTTGATGATCTCCACCAGCAGGGCGTTCTTCTGCATGCCTTCCTTGTAGCCCGCCTCGGCCACCCGCTGGAACGGCAACTGGAGCAGCATGCCGATGCCCACCACGATGGGCACCGCCAGCATGGGCACCACGCCGATGGGGCCGCCGATGAAGCACACGATGAGCACGAACAGCACCAGGAAGGGCAGGTCCACCAGCGCCAGCAGCGTGGTGGAGCCGAAGAACTCGCGCAGCGATTCGAACTCGCGCAGGTTGTTGGCCAGAGACCCGGTGGAGTCGGGCTTGGCGTCCAGGCGCAGGCTCATCAGCTGGTTCATCAGGCGGCTGGCCAGCACGATGTCGGCGTTGCGGCCCGCCACGTCCACGAAGTAGCTGCGCAGGTTGCGCAGCAGAAAGTCGAACACGTAGGCGATGCCGATGCCTATGGCCAGCACCCACAGCGTTTCCGTGGCGCTGTTGGGCACCACGCGGTCATACACGTTCATGAAGAACAGCGGGCTGACGATGGTCAGCAGGTTCACCACCACGCTGGCGAACAGCACGTGCTTGTAGATGGGCAGGAAGTGCAGCAGCGTATCCCAGAACCAGCGCTTGGCCTTCAGCAGCTTTATCTCGCTGACCCGGCGGTCCAGCTTGCCTTCCAGCCGGGCGAACATGGCGTAGCCGGTGTATTCCTTGGTCAGTTCGTCCACGGGCACGCTGCGCGGTTCCATGCCCGTTTCGGGAAACAGCACCTCGGCCTTGTCGCCGTTCAGGCCCAGCAGCACGCAGGCCTTTTCCTGCCGCAGCAGCAGGATGCATGGCAGCGTCAGCGCGGAGATGCGGTCCAGGGTGGGGCGGTACACCACGCTGGAGGCCATGCCTGCCGTGCGCGCGGCGCGGATGCAGGCGGAGGGATGCACCGGCCCGTCCGACATGGGCAACCCGGCGACGAGAAACCGCGTGGACACGGGCTTGCCGTGCAGGCGGAACAGAAAGGCCATGCATTCGATGAGCGGCGGGGTGTAGTCCACGTCCGCCGGGTCCAGCCCGCGCATGTCGGGAATGCCGCCCTGCGGCACCGGGGGTTCCAGCGCGGCGTCAAGCTGCGGGCCTTCCAGCGCCGCGGCTGCTGCGGCAGCCGCAGCGCGCGGGATGGCCGAAGGCGGCGGGGGCGGCACGGGGCGCGGCGCGCCCACGGCGGGGATGGGCTCTTCCCGCGCGAAGGCGGCGGCGCGGTCAGGGTCCGGCGTCATGACCGCACGCGGCGCCGGGGCGGAAGGTCCGGGCACGGTCCCCTTGGGTGCGCCAGCCGGACCGGAAGCGGGAGCCGCCCCCCCTGGGGCAGCGGGGCTGGCGGGGCGGGCCGGATTGGCCAAACTGGCCGGATTGGCAGGATTGGTAGGACTGGCCGGATTGGTTGGATTGGTTGGATTGGCAGGACTGGCCGGTGCCCCCGGTGGGGGGGGGGCAGCCGCCGCAGGCCGGGGATGTTGCCCTGCTTGCCCGGCTTGCGCGGCTTGCCCGGCTTGCCCGGCTTGCGCGGACGGCCCTGCTTGCACGGACTGCCCTGCTTGCCCTGCTTGCACGGACTGGGCGGTCGTGCTGCCCGCGGGCTTGGCGGGCACATCGGAAATCTTGCCGCCACTCTCGGCAGGCCGGGCACCGGGTGGCGGGGTGGCGGGCCTGGAGGTTCCAGCCGGAGCAGCCGGACTGGCAGGACTGGCAGAGCCTGCGGCGCCAATCGGCGAAGCCGATCCCGCTGGCCTGGCGCCGTCGCTGCCCACCGTCTTGCCGGACTCGCCGTCGCTGCCCGTGCCGGAGCGTCCGGCAAAGCCGTACGAAGGCCTCGCGGGCCTCTCGCCAGATCTTTCCGAATTCTTTTCCGGGGTCCGCTCGGCAGGTCTGGACGCCGGAGCGTCCGCCGGTTTGCCCGCAGCCCTGTCCGATGCTTTGTCCGGTGTTTTCTCGGGGTTCCGCTCCGAAAAACGCGACAAGGGGCGCTCCGCAGGCCTTGCCGCATCGGGGCCAGCCGGACGCTGGGACGCCTTGTCCAACGGGCCGTGAGCCCCCTGGGAACCGGACGTCCCGGGGGTAGCGGGAGAACCGGCGCCGCCTGCGCCGACCGGAGAAGGCCGTTCGCCAGGCCGAGCCTCCGGCCGCGCCGCGGAAGACGCACCCAAGGTTCCCGAAGGCGAAAGCCCTGCTGCTGGTGAAGACTCTCGACCGGATGTCGCCTTGTCCGGCTCCTTGCCGGGCTGCGTGGCTTCGGGGCGGGCGGAGGGCGGGGAGGAAGACTTGTCTGACACGGCGGAACCCCTCATGAGGTGAATGACCAACGGCGCGGCGAGGGGACGGCAACTGCCCCCTCTTTCCGGACATTTCATCATATACGCGCGGGCACCCTGCCGCGCAACCGGATTATGGCGGCCTTTCCTGGTCGTTGCACCTGTTCCGCGCATGACGGCGCCCCGCCATGCGCGGCCACCGCCCCGCCACTCCCGCCGCGCCCTGCCCCTCCCAAAGGATAGGGAATCCCCTGCCGTTCCGCCGTGCCCCAAGACGGCAGGCCAATCCGGAAAAACCGGATTCTCCGCGCCATTCAACAATCCTGTGCATCGTCTTCACAGTGCGACGTAGGAAAAACCCTACCTCACAGCATCATGCATTTCATCATTCCCCCATCAAAAACTGTGCGCCATTACAATATTTCGCAACACGGTCACCGTCCCCGTGGGAATCGCTGCACATTTCCGTTCACGCAACTGCATGTTTCACCACGTCTCCCCCCATTTTCACTACACTGGCGTACATTTCCTTGCCGAAGTTTACTCAAACGCATATATGCCCAGAATCGGTCTTCCAGATCTTTCCACTGCATGACGGTGCATCGTGCATCGCCTACGCGAAAACGCGTCTTGGAAGTCCGCCCTGATGACTCCGGGCAGTCGCACCTGCCCGCCCAACCTGTGCCCGTACGGCGCGCAGATATCATGAGGTAGCGATGACCCGTTCCCCGCAGGGTGCCGCCGGGCGCGGCACCGCCCCCGCCACAGAGCCTGTCACGTTGCTCCTGCCCTCTGCCGGGCAGGAGCTTCATTTCGACGCCAACGCCGACTCCCGTTTCGCCCTTGGCTTTCCCACCGATGCCGCCAGCCTTGACCGCAGCGGCGACGACCTTGTCTTCAGCTTTCCCGATGGCGGCCGCATCGTGCTGTCCGGGTTCTTCGAAGGCAACAACGCCGACCTGCTGCCGGAATTCAGCCTTCCCGAAGGCGGCACCATTTCCGGCTACGACTTTCTGGCCGCGCTGGAGCCCGACCTGCTGCCCGCCGCCGGTCCGGGTGCGGGCACGGGTGCTGCCGGTGGGGGCGTCGGCGACTACAGCGACGACCCCGGCAGCCTCATCGCCGGGGTGGACCGCATGGATCCTTTGTCCCCGTTCTTCTGGAACAGCGCCGTGGAACCCACCCTGGACGCCGAAGGCCCCCTGGACACCGCGTCCGGCACGCTGGGCTTCACGCTGCTGCCGGTAAACCCCGACGGCAGCCTGGCCACCACCCTGGGCGGCTATGAGGACAACCGGCCCGACCAGCACCTGGACCCCACGGGCGGTCCCGAGCAGCCGTTGCAACTTACCGTGGCCTTCACCCCGGCGGACAACGAGGAACTGACCCAGCTCACCCTCACCGGCTTCCATGAAGGCACCACCATCAGCATCGGCGACCCGTCCTTCGGACCCGGCAGCTTCGTGGTGACCGGCCCCGGCCAGACCGTCACGCTGACCCCGGCCCAGATCGCCGCGGGCGTTTTCGTACGGCCGCCGGAAGACAGTTCCGCCGACATGAATCTTTCGGCCACCGCCGACATCCGCGACCCGGATTCCGGCATGACCAACGCCATCTCCGGCACCTTCACGCTGGTCATCGACGCCGTGGCCGACAAGCCCGGCCTGGAGGCCACGGCGCAGTCCGCCCCGGCTGCCGAGGAAACGCCCGTCACCGTGCATGCCACGGCCACCTTCACCGACCTGGACGGCTCGGAGCGCCACTACATCGAAGTGCGCGACATCCCCACCGACTGGGTGCTCACCGGCACCCTGCCGCAAGGCTGGGTGATCGTGGACCCGGTCACCCACCAGCCGGTCACCACGCCGCTGCACGCCCTGGGCGAAAACGCCACCTACACCCTGGTCATCGAGGTGACGGACGCCACCACCGCCAGCTACGGCGGCATCAATTCCGGCGACAGCGCCAGCATCGGCGCGGACCTCACCTTCGACCCGCGCGACTGGTCCGACGAACGCTGGGGCGACGGCACCCCGCGCGAAGGCGATGGCGGCGCCACCCTGACCGTGGCCGCCGTGGCGCAGGAAACCGTGACCGATGGCGAACTGACCACCGCCAACAACACTTCCGAAACCACGGACACCGTGGTGGTCTCGCGCACGGAGGACCACCCGGACATCACGCCGGATGGAACCACCGGCCATGCCCTGACCCTGGTGGCCGATGAATCCGCCGGGTTGCAGCAGTACGGCGGCAAGGGCGACGTGGACCCCTCTACACTGTCCGCCCCGGTCAATGCCGTGCTGGCGGGCCTTGACCTGTCCGCCGCCGATGCGCTGTCGGCCACGCGGGGCACCGTGACCTTCGACCTGCATTCCGACGGCAGCGCAGAGGCGGCTGGCAACCAGGCCACGCCCTCTGCCGTGTCCATCGCCTGGGACGCCACGCAGGCCGTGCCGGAAGGCACCGTGCTGCGCACCGCATCGGGCGCGGACATCACGCTGACGGTGGATGAAAACGACCCGCACGTGCTCCACGGCGTGTACACCGAGGACGACGTGCAGCACACCGCCTTCGTGGTGGTCATTGCCGATGCCAACCTTTCCGGCGCGGGCACGGCCACGGTCACCTTCGTGCAGTATGCCCCGCTGGCCCACGGAAACACCGGCAACCACAATGAAGGGCAGGAGTTGCCCGCCTTCCGGTTCACCGTCACCGACGACGAGGGCGACACCACCTCGGCCACGGTGCAGGTGACCGTGCACGACGACGGCCCCACCGCCAACGCGGACAACAACACCTTCGACGAGGCCACGGTGACCGCCATCGACGGCAACGTGCTGACCGGTGAAAGCTCGCACGGCACGGACAGCACGCCCGACGCCTCCGGTACTGATGGCTGGACGGGCAGCGGCGGCCCGGTGACCGGCTTTTCCGTGGTGGTGGGTTCCACCACCTACGGCGGCCTTGCGCTGGACACCCCGGTGACCATCTACAACCCCGGCAGTTCGGTCCCGGCGGGCACCTTCACCCTGCACGCCGACGGCAGCTACACCTTCACCCGCGTGCCGGGGCAGGACATTGCCGATTCCTTCACCATGAAGGTTAACTACACGGTCACGGACGGCGATGGCGATTCCGCCTCGTCCTCCCTGACCCTGCACCTGAACGCCGCGCCCACCCTGCAACTTTCGCTGACCGGCGATTCGCAGGTGTACGAGGACGCGGCGTACGGAGCGCGCGTGAACCCGGCGGGGGGCGGCAACGATGGCTGGAACGCCAGCGGCGACAACAGTCACGACATCGCCACCTACACGGTCAGCTGGGCCTACGCGGGCGGGCGCGCCACCGACGGCACCTTTGCCGCGGGCTCGTTCAGCTTCGACGTGACCCTGAAGGACGGCTCCGCCAAATTCGACGCCGACACCACCGACAACACCACCATGGCCAACACCGGCGACGTGACCTGGGCCGTGGCCGACGGCAACGGCGGGTGGACGGCCATGACCTTCAACCTGACCACCGCCGACGGGCGTGCCGCGCTGGTTGCCGCCCTCAACGCGGAACTGGCCGAACGCTACGGCAGCAATGCCGAAGGCGAAAGCTACGTGCGCGTCGCATCCGTATCCGCCGACGGCAGGACCCTGACCTTCACCGTGCTGGACGGCTGCCCGCTGGACGACGCACTGCCCGTGCGCGTGGCCGCCATCGACGACAGGCTGGGCGACAACGGCGAAACCTACTCCGTACAGATCGGCAACATCCACCCGGTGGAAGACACCCCGTCCACCATGGACGTGGTCATCGCCGGGCAGCGCAACCAGTCCACCACCGTGTACGATGAAGGCAACGCGGCGGAAGGCGACGGCTTCCGCGTGGGGCTGGAAAGCCCGGTACACGTGCAGGAAAGCGACGGTTCGGCCCAGCTCACCGTGGTGCTCTACGAAAAGGACGGCGACCTGTACACGGTGGACGAAGGCCCCGTGCAGAACATCACCGTGTCGCTCAAGTTCGGCGCCACGGGCGACACCGCAGGGGCCGACCAGGACTACTTCACCACCACTTCGTACACGCTGAAGCCCTCCGACTGGACGTGGAACGCCACGGAAGGGCGCTGGGAAGCCAAGCTGCCGGTGAAGCTGGCCGACGACCGCCTGAGCGAGGGCAGTGAAAGCTTTACCGTGAAGCTTACCGGCGTGTCCGGGCACGAGGCCGGACTGAACGACGCCAGGACCACCGCCACGGTGACCATCACCGACGACACCGCCGCCGGACACGAAGCGAAGCTGGACGGCCCGTCGCTGGAATACTTCGGCCCGGAAACCGTGGTGCGCGAACCCGTGGCCCCTGGCGAATCCGCCGAGTTCGCGGGCGGCGTCAACACCACCGACACGGTGAACACCGTGGGCTACACCATCATCCTCACGGAAGTTGCCGCGCAGGACGTGGTGGTGTGGCTGAAGCTGGGATCTGAAGGCCTTGGCACCGACTTCCGCACCGGCACCGGCCTGCACGCGGCGTCGGAAACTTCGGGTCTGCCCGGCTACGCCGACAGGCCCGAAGGCGCCGACTACTACGTCATCGTCAAGGCGGGCGAGGCATCGGCCCGGTTCACCGTGGACATCCTGCACGACCACGACACCGCCGCGGACGGCCATGGCGTGGACGCAGGCACGGACACCGTGTCGTGGACCATCGTGGACATGCAGGGCAGCGAGGTGCGCTTCACCCCCGGCGAATCCGGATCCACCAGCACGGAAACCATCGCCGACGACATGCACGGCCCGGTGGTCTCCATCACCGAACTGGACGTCACCCAGAACACCGCCGACGCCACCACCACCATCAAGGTGGGCCTGGGCAACGACGCCGAAGGCCACGCCACGGCCAACGAGGACGTCACCGTCACTGTGCAGATGGTATACAGCGACGGCAGCGTGCACGAATACACCGTGACCATCCCCGCCGGGCAGGACATGGGCAGCCTTACCCTGCCCATCCCGCACACCGACTACTACCACGTGCGCGTGGTGGGCGCCGATGGCGGCGAAACCCGCTACGACGACGGGTTCCGCTTCGTGGACGTCACCGGCCCCGGCGGTGGCGGCGGCACGGATCATGGCCGCGTCACCCTGGGCCTTGCCGCGCACGACCTGCCGGAAAACGCCAGCCACGACGGGGTGAACCAGTCGGTGTACACCGTCACTGGCAGCCTGTCGGACAATTACCGGCCCCTGCAGAACGGCGACGTCAGCTTTACCCTGAAGACCTTCGACAACAGCGCGCACAGCCCCGACGACTACACGGCGGGCGACGTGACCGTGACCGTGGATTCCGGCCTGATGGTACTGGCCAGGATGTCCGCCACCGAGAGCTTCTCGGTGGATGTCATGGAGGACGGCACGGCGGTGTTCACCATCCCCGACCTGCAATTCCTGGGGGGGACGCACGCGGTGTCCATCAGCTTCGCGCCCGACGGCGCGGCGTCCATCGTGGTGGACGGCAAGCCCGCCGACGGGCTCATCGCCACCCTGATCGAAGACCACCTGCTGCACGGCGCGGTGACCGTAACCGGCACCACGCCCATCGTGAACGTGGTGGACGACAACCGCGTGGAAGGCGACGAAACCTATTCCGTGGTGCTGTCCAACCTCAGCGGCAACGCCACCGTGGCCGGTGACGGGCACGGCAGCATGGACACCGCCACCATCATCGACAACGACGCCCCCATGGTGCAGGTTACCATCACCGACCATACCGGCGCGCAGACGGACACCGCCACCGAAGGCCAGGCCCACCCGCTGACGGTCACGGTCAACCTGGTGGACGCCGACGGGCACGCCCTGGCCCTGGGCGACGGCCCGGTGACCTTCCAGCTGACCTTCAGCGGCACGGCGGAACAGGGCAAGGACTTCGCGCCCTACACCACCCTGGTCACCATTCCCGACGGCGGTTCCGCCGCTTCTGTGCAGGTCAGCCTGCCCGACGATTACATCAGCGACGGCAATCGCACGTTCGTCGTGACGGCCACCCCCGTGGCCAACGATCCGTACAACGGCTACCCCGCCGGGTTCATCGGCAGCGGCAGCAGCGTGGAAGTGACCATCGTCGACCACGTCAACGGGCCGGACGTCACGCTGACGGCGTCCACCACCAGCATCTCGGAAAACAACGGCACCGCCAGCTTCGGCATTTCCATGGACAAGGCCGTGGAAGAGGACGCCACCTTCACCGTGCGCGTGGACTTTGGCCCGGGCATGACCGAGGCGGACCTGGCCGGGGTGAAGATAGGCACCGGCACGGTATCCACCGACGGCATCGTCCGAATCTTGGGCGGCCCCGACGGCGCCACCGTGGTGGGCTGGGAATTCCAGGTCAGCGTGCCCAAGGGCAGCGCGGGGGGCGGGGCCTTCAGCGTGGTGACGCAGAACGACTACCAGACCGAAGGCAAGGAAACCTTCACCGTGTCGCTGGTGGACAGCCACGGGGGCGAAATCGGCTCCCTTGGCGATGCCCACACGGTCACCGTCAACGACACCCTGGACGGCCCGCAGGTGTATCTGGACACCAGGGGCGACTATGGCACGGCGGAAGAAGGCGGCAGCGCGGAACTGCACATCGGCATGACCAAGGCCGCCGTGGCCGACTTCAGCGTCGACCTTACCGTGCAGACGCCGGAACTGCTGACGCCCGGCTCCACCGCCACGCTGTGGATCAAGACCGCCAGCGGCGACTGGCAGGCCGTGGACACGGCGGTGGCCATCGGCGCGGACGGCTCGCTGCGGGTCACCGTGCCCGCCGGGGCCGTGGACGCCAAGGTCAGCTTCGACCTGGCAGGCAACGACGTGGTGGGCGACAGCCATACCCTCACCGTCACCCTGGACGGCGTTGCCGACGGCGAAAGCGCGGTGCGTTCCGTGGGCTCGCTCACCTCCACCTTTGCCGAGGAAAGCCACAACTCCATCACCTATCAGCTTGCGGGGTCCGCGCCGGACAGCAACGCCGTGGTCACCTACACCCTGAAGGGTGTGGCCTTCGCCAACGTTGCCTCGGTGACCGTGGACGGCCAGGCGGTGACCATCACCAACGTGGGCGGCAAGGCCACCTTCTCGGTGACGGGCGCGGCGGGCGCGGCCATATCCGACCGCATCACCGTCACCTTCAAGGATGCCGGGGCCGCCGCCGACAAGGCCGCCCTGACCATCGGCAGCAGCGTGCGCCTGAGCGCGGACATCGCCGTGGCGGACGCCACCCCCGGCCTCGTGGCGGCAGCGGCCACGCTCATCGCGCTTACCGGCGACGATGCCGCACTGGCGGCCACGGGCGTGCTGCATGTCAGCGACCTGCTGGCGGGCGTGGACGACCCCAGTCCCCACGCGGCGGGCATCGGCTTCGGTGACAACGCCTCGGCCAGCGACGGCATGGGCCACGCAGGTTCCGGCTGGACGACGGATACCGCCAGCGGCGAACTGCATTACAGCCTCACCGGCGACGGGCACTACACCTGGACCGCGCACGACCTGGGCGATGCGGCGGACAAGGCCACCTCCACCCTGACCACCCACGTGCAGACGGGCACCGTGTTCGACGGCTCCGACGATGCGCACGGCATCGGCCTCATCGTGGCCGGATCCAGCCATGGCGACACCATCACCGGTTCCAGCGGCGACGACCGTATCCACGGCGGCGCGGGCAACGACCACCTGTATGGAGGGGACGGCAACGACG
It contains:
- a CDS encoding type I secretion system permease/ATPase, with amino-acid sequence MRGLDPADVDYTPPLIECMAFLFRLHGKPVSTRFLVAGLPMSDGPVHPSACIRAARTAGMASSVVYRPTLDRISALTLPCILLLRQEKACVLLGLNGDKAEVLFPETGMEPRSVPVDELTKEYTGYAMFARLEGKLDRRVSEIKLLKAKRWFWDTLLHFLPIYKHVLFASVVVNLLTIVSPLFFMNVYDRVVPNSATETLWVLAIGIGIAYVFDFLLRNLRSYFVDVAGRNADIVLASRLMNQLMSLRLDAKPDSTGSLANNLREFESLREFFGSTTLLALVDLPFLVLFVLIVCFIGGPIGVVPMLAVPIVVGIGMLLQLPFQRVAEAGYKEGMQKNALLVEIINGLETVKSSLAEGRMQHAWEKVVGMSAVSNAHTKGLANISVTMSILFTQLVSVTVIIWGVYRISDGLLTMGGLIACNMLASRAMAPLSQVAAMLARLQQSRMALKSLDMLMNLPTERPEDRPYVDFGPLEHSMVFESVSFAYPGSERLALENVNATIRPGERVGIIGRMGSGKSTLGRLAIGLYQPRDGAVRFGGVDIRQMDMADLRSRVGYLAQDNYLFYGSVRDNIAIGVPNADDRMILRAATIAGVVDFVRGHPAGFGMPVGERGMALSGGQRQAVALARSLLHDPDVLILDEPSSNMDNSSEMALKRRLAEILDKKTLILVTHRVSMLDLVDRLIVLDHGRVVADGPKQAVLAALRGDQVRAAGPARFSGAPAQAPRPPQSPQSPQPPRPPRPPQQG
- a CDS encoding HlyD family type I secretion periplasmic adaptor subunit, with the translated sequence MSEVDAALHRKGHPLAFLLSASLGLFFLVFIGWAAFASLDEVTRGQAQVIPSQRIQEIQNLEGGIISEIFVREGQIVEKGTVLVRLDNESAASFFRDAVAKSYEHMAAIARLEAELSGKDPVYPPEVVENAPQVVADQTSIHNARKRQLELELSVLESQLTQKRQEVEEMVGRQGQLGASLRVAQEQRDIARPLVEKQIYSKVDYLSLEQRVIQLRGDISSLAVNIPKARSAVHEVEQRLSHRKAEVRSQAVEEINKRRVELNSLRETLSAGEDRVTRTDLRAPVRGTVKRIIINTQGGVVKPGESILELVPLDDTLLIEARIRPADIAFLHPGQKAIVKITAYDFSIYGGLEAGLEQISADTIEDRKGEFYYLVKLRTKKNAITYRGENLPIMPGMTATVDILTGKKTVLDYLLKPILKAQQNALRER